CAAGATTTGTGGCACATTTGAGCTTTAGAAACTAGTTAAGCTGCTCTGAGGCCACTTTCACCAAGCATTTAATGTATGATTCTGATAGTAAAAGGTTTTTGAAATGATTTGGCTGACTTAGATCTATTTGTTGGTTGGGTTCATAGCGTAAAAGTATGGTTGTTAACAAGCTACATCAATTTTGTTCTGCTTCCTTGGATTCAAAGAATCATTTACTCTACAAACTTCGTTCCATTGAAGCTATGCTATATGAGCTCTATGCCTCCTTTGCCACGCTTAAGTTCTCACATCAACATTATAAGCATTTGATTCCACATCTGTCACTGTTTAAAatcaagaattttttaaaactcagaaAGGTTGTGTGTAAAGGCTAGGACATGGATTACACTTATCTTGTTGGCATACAGCCAAGATTTGTCAAGAAAAAATTTAGTCCTTTTTTGTTATCATAGATGCTTTACTCACCTCTTATCCTACATGTAAAAAATGtgaaaggccaaaggaattTGGTTCTTAGGGCTCAAGGATCTGTTTGTAAGATCTAGCTGCTGGATGCACACTACGTACGTTTTTTCCTTTAAGGGAAAAAACTGTTGAGTTCCAGCATCTATGCAGTTCCCCCAacccttctctctctctctcttgggAACTCTGTGGGAGAGCTTAAATCAAAAGGTTGattttacaaatgaattcaaccTAAGCTGTATGTTAAAACAACAGAATTAAGCATATGCAAGTTGTGTGGCGCATGTTGTAATCATTATATACTTGTTTATTTAGATGCTATATTAACCACTGCATGAGGTTTGTTCATATAATATGTTCTTCTAATTTAATTGTATCTTACTTCTGGATTATAATTCTTATGCTGCATTGTCTATTGACACGGTCTTATCAGCTCATGGATCGGAATATGGCTTTGGCGCCCATGAGTTCTCTACCAGTGGAATTTTTGAGGTGGAACCAAGAAGTTGTCCTGGCTTTATTTTCAGGCGGTCAGTGTTGCTGGGCAGCACAagcatgtctcgttcagaattTCGATCCTTCATGGAACAGATCTCTGGGAAATATCATGGGGATACGTATCATTTGATTGCCAAGAATTGCAACCATTTTACTGAGGAAGTCTGCTTTCAGTTAACTGGGAAGCATATTCCAGGATGGGTAAATCGCCTGGCTCGATTAGGTAagtgaaaattatatatcaagaaGAATCTGCATTCTAACTAGGGCCCATAAAGTATAATAAGTGTGCCCCGAAATTATTTGAGGGTAACATAGTGTCTAACTTTTGGCCGACATGTAACTAGATTTTCCTTACATAATCAGGTTGCTGTTTGAATTTTCAGGTTCTTTCTGTAATTGTCTGCTGCCGGAGAGCATTCAGATAAATGCAGTTAGACATCTTCCTGATCATCCATCATATTCTGGTAAATTTGTTCAGATAACTATGCTTCTGAGGCTTATTACCTCAACTTGTTTTATTCTTGCCTGTTTTCTCTCCTTGTGACATGTAAACAATTCACTTATTGACTGTCAAAAAGTTTTGGCTGTGTGAATATTGTTGTtcattttattatgttattcTACATTTGAGGGAAAAGGAATGAGTCAGATAAAGCATAAACATGGCTcctattttagttaattaattttttacatgtatGATAGATCGGTTATGTTACTGGTTAAATCATCTGTTGTGCTACTGGATTGCATGTGTGGAAAATCTGAAGTACAATGATTAAATGCTCTAACATGCTCTGTATTGCTATACTgatttgaaaatatgatttgctTGAAATTGTCTAAATGACTAGTGAAATTTTTCTGTAACGTATGAGGATTAGTGGATGTTTGTTGCACAATCCTCTAGGTCCTGAGAAATGAGCCTGTTTTGCCATATATGGGGAGATTGATGTGCAAAGTACTTGTGAATTCTAGTCTTTAGTTCAATCCTGCATGGTGACAGCTTAGTGGATTTGCTTTTTGCTAGATTGCTTGGGGATCTGAGTCTGTCCTCTCTATATATTCAGCAGAAAAGACCTGATTCTTCTCAGGCATAATTTTAATTGCGAAGCATTAGAAGTGTCggatttaaattctttaaatgaATATTGCTGTAACTTGACTAATTTGCTAATGTAATGCAGATGAAGATGGAAGACTAGAGTCAGTTGGGTCATCTTTAACGGATGGGAGCGAAGATGAGGAGGCAGATCATCATCTGCTGACTTCGCCAAATAGTGATCTTGCTTTTCGGAAGGATAAACCAGTGAGAATAGCCAAgagttaatttgatatttttttcttcctacAATCCCTATTATTTTTTCCCGGTTTGTAATTGTAGTATAAAATGTCATCTGTATCAGGGAACCCACCTTCGCAGTTTAATCTGAGCTTGTCAGTAACTCATTTCTATTGGCTGCATATGCATTTGTTCTAACTCATAATTATGTTTAGCATTCAGCTTATTTCAACCATTGAAAGATTCAATTTGTTGCCGTGTAACCCCTGTAAGTCCAGAGATGTCGACAAATTCATATTAAACTGGGAACatatttcttgtgttttttattttgtatcagTATATGAATCTTGTAGAATcctttttcatatttcataTATGGGATATGATTTTGGCTGCAAGAAATTGCTGGGAGAAGTACAGAAAGTGGGTGATATTTGACTGGTAAGTAGGATGAGCAGTGCTGGCGTGATTGAGAGAAATATGTGCCGTGTGAAGAAGGATGATGTAAATTGTCACAGGTACAGAATGACTTCCAGTCAAGTCACCTTGGCAGTGTATGAACTTGCTAAATgtctataaaataattaaatattcccATGCTACTTGACTTCCTAGTCTTCCTTAACTGTTTAATTAGAAATCAAACAAGCTAATATAAGAGATAAGAACTAAATTACAAGTGTACCCTTTCCCAAAACCTAACCCAAAAACAGATAGACACCAactaaaaaag
Above is a genomic segment from Mangifera indica cultivar Alphonso chromosome 3, CATAS_Mindica_2.1, whole genome shotgun sequence containing:
- the LOC123211990 gene encoding deSI-like protein At4g17486 encodes the protein MRLFSSSSSFSLTKAQSSGGNNRVALYLNVYDLTPVNNYLYWFGLGIFHSGIEAHGSEYGFGAHEFSTSGIFEVEPRSCPGFIFRRSVLLGSTSMSRSEFRSFMEQISGKYHGDTYHLIAKNCNHFTEEVCFQLTGKHIPGWVNRLARLGSFCNCLLPESIQINAVRHLPDHPSYSDEDGRLESVGSSLTDGSEDEEADHHLLTSPNSDLAFRKDKPGTHLRSLI